Proteins encoded in a region of the Pieris brassicae chromosome 3, ilPieBrab1.1, whole genome shotgun sequence genome:
- the LOC123707008 gene encoding importin-11 isoform X1, which produces MEPDIFALVLDTLNRATSQNTDILKPAEKKLEEWEIEPGFYSVLLNVLSNHSVDVHVRWLAVMCFKNGVDRYWRRNAPHAISDEEKIKLRQGLLNSNVLNEPVAQIATQEAVLIAKIARFDCPENWPNLIPDLIGALKAPQSLVQHRSLLIFHHVVKALASKRLLVSKKKFQELTSTVYGFILNLWHENTEIFLRHIQEGVATEVITEHLEKALLCLRVLRKLTVFGFKKAHDSQDAIAFLNVVFDRAKTSLECRKLLKGRGIYLLELCEKFIIHLTKVALGVLSFHPFSYVQLIRPSLEFALYYCFTEQGMSLAYERFTIQCLNIVKGILQCLEFKLPKGDQATATITLHAHQIKSEVLNENTVCHMCRHLVTHYFLLSSDDLALWDAEPESFATDEAGESWKYSLRPCTEAVFMELFHEYRSILAPELVRLLASSQETAVSSEDLPNILKKDAIYNAVGLAAFDLYDDVDFDEWFTNVLSRELKIQDNNYRIIRRRVCQLIGQWCGVRASQSLRPAMYEALLEPLTRSDEDPAVKLAAAEALRSTIDDFNFQVEQFAPYAPHALAALYDLLVESEECDTKMHVLHVISYVMERCGAMVSRERGVVALFSYLPQLWQHAASHHMLKAAALAAVVHLVKAVGECADSIRPWILCVVNESTRLNEPAHVYLLEDALELWLAVLEATETPDPQLLDLAKNLYPIIETSSEHLRIVVYIMQAYALLCPEEFFSCEGGKCMALLDDMLSDMRTEGVIAALKMAEICVSVVYPERNPYLGVEVIWPILKRVVYCLIEKDDLQMVFSVELCLLSRVILLSTDLFYKAVQEAAKSLPEYDSDPVKVLNKLLHVWTEKMNCIMKVERWKVVGLGLAALLTTQNSTVLQLFPAILLNLAEVLNDVMKMEDGGTYVDGLLAPPGSRPASPLEGRGGAARWEGGEEAAVSNVRTPHETRRRRLAAAHPAHALDLRAVIHHQLQTLKNQVGPEAYERLLQSTHKDILKQLREYIPL; this is translated from the exons ATGGAACCAGACATCTTTGCACTAGTTTTGGATACACTCAATAGAGCTACCAGCCAGAATACAGATATACTTAAACCAGCTGAGAAGAAGTTAGAAGAATGGGAGATTGAACCTGGCTTCTATTCTGTTCTCCTG AATGTGCTATCAAACCATTCAGTAGATGTACATGTCCGTTGGTTAGCTGTTATGTGTTTTAAGAATGGTGTAGACAGATATTGGCGTCGCAATGCACCACATGCTATATCAGATGAAGAAAAGATTAAGTTAAGACAGGGGCTCCTCAATTCAAATGTTTTGAATGAGCCTGTTGCCCAAATAGCAACTCAAGAAGCAGTGCTTATTGCCAAAATTGCAAG GTTCGACTGCCCAGAAAATTGGCCAAATTTAATACCGGATTTGATAGGGGCACTAAAGGCACCACAGTCCTTAGTACAACATAGGTCATTGTTGATATTCCACCATGTTGTTAAGGCCCTAGCTTCTAAGCGACTTCTTGTTAGTAAGAAGAAATTTCAG gaGCTTACAAGCACAGTCTatggttttatattaaatctatGGCATGAGAATACAGAAATATTTCTTCGGCACATACAAGAAGGGGTGGCCACAGAGGTGATAACAGAACATTTAGAGAAGGCATTATTATGTTTGCGAGTGCTAAGAAAACTTACAGTATTTGGATTTAAAAAAGCACATGACAGCCAAGATGCTATTGCCTTTTTGAATGTTGTATTTGATAGAGCTAAGACCAGTTTAGAGTGTA GGAAACTTCTAAAGGGAAGAGGTATTTACCTCTTGGAATTGTGCgaaaagtttattatacacTTGACAAAAGTCGCCCTGGGCGTGCTATCCTTCCACCCGTTCTCCTATGTGCAACTTATACGACCCTCGTTGGAGTTCGCCCTCTACTACTGCTTTACTGAGCAGGGCATGTCGCTCGCGTATGAGAGATTTACAATACaatgtttgaatattgttaaGGGAATACTTCAGTGTTTGGAGTTCAAGCTTCCGAAGGGGGATCAAGCGACGGCTACTA taacACTCCACGCCCACCAAATAAAATCAGAAGTCCTAAACGAGAACACTGTATGTCATATGTGTAGACACCTGGTTACCCATTACTTCCTACTTAGTTCTGATGACCTGGCACTTTGGGATGCCGAACCTGAAAGCTTCGCTACCGACGAGGCAGGAGAGTCTTGGAAATACAGTTTGAGA CCATGTACTGAAGCAGTATTCATGGAACTCTTCCATGAGTATCGTTCAATACTGGCCCCGGAACTTGTGAGATTGCTGGCGTCATCACAGGAAACCGCTGTCTCCTCGGAAGACTTACCCAACATATTGAAGAAAGATGCCATATACAATGCTGTTGGGCTTGCTGCGTTTGATTTGTATGACGAT GTTGACTTTGACGAATGGTTCACCAATGTTCTTAGCCGAGAACTGAAAATtcaagataataattataggaTAATTAGAAGAAGAGTGTGTCAATTGATCG GTCAATGGTGCGGAGTACGCGCATCGCAGTCTCTGCGACCAGCGATGTACGAAGCGCTACTAGAACCCCTCACCCGGTCAGATGAAGACCCGGCGGTTAAACTAGCTGCCGCGGAAGCCCTGCGGAGTACGATTGATGATTTCAACTTCCAAGTGGAACAGTTCGCGCCATACGCTCCTCATGCACTAGCTGCGCTTTATGATCTCCTG GTGGAGTCCGAAGAGTGCGACACAAAAATGCACGTCCTACACGTAATATCGTACGTGATGGAGCGGTGCGGCGCGATGGTCAGTCGCGAACGGGGAGTTGTAGCGCTATTTTCGTATTTGCCGCAGTTATGGCAACACGCGGCCTCACATCATATGCTTAAAGCGGCTGCGTTGGCCGCTGTTGTGCACCTTGtgaag gcGGTAGGGGAGTGCGCAGATAGCATTCGGCCGTGGATCCTATGTGTCGTCAACGAATCCACGAGGCTCAACGAGCCAGCACACGTTTATTTGTTGGAAGATGCACTGGAGTTATGGCTAGCTGTATTGGAAGCCACGGAAACTCCGGATCCCCAGTTATTGGACTTAGCGAAGAATCTCTATCCTATAATTG aaACGTCATCGGAACACCTCCGTATAGTTGTGTACATAATGCAAGCGTATGCATTACTATGTCCCGAGGAATTTTTCTCATGCGAAGGAGGGAAATGTATGGCCTTATTGGACGATATGTTGAGCGATATGCGGACGGAGGGTGTGATCGCTGCGCTCAAAATGGCGGAGATATGCGTCAGTGTGGTTTACCCGGAAAGGAATCCGTATTTGGGCGTGGAAGTTATCTGGCCTATTTTGAAAAGAGTTGTTTA CTGTTTAATAGAGAAAGACGACCTCCAAATGGTGTTTTCCGTCGAACTGTGTCTTCTGTCCCGCGTGATACTGCTGTCGACAGATCTCTTCTACAAAGCAGTGCAAGAAGCGGCTAAGAGTCTTCCGGAATACGATTCGGATCCTGTTAAAGTGTTGAATAAATTACTTCATGTTTGGACTGAAAAAATGAACTGTATCATGAAGGTTGAGAGGTGGAAAGTCGTCG gTTTAGGTTTAGCTGCCTTATTGACAACGCAGAACTCCACAGTATTACAACTATTTCCTGCAATTCTTCTCAATTTAGCTGAAGTCTTAAATGATGTTATGAAAATGGAAGATGGCGGCACTTATGTCGA cGGTCTACTCGCACCGCCTGGTTCTCGGCCTGCGTCTCCGTTAGAAGGGCGCGGGGGTGCGGCTCGATGGGAAGGAGGGGAGGAAGCGGCAGTGAGTAATGTGCGCACGCCACATGAGACTCGGAGGCGCAGGCTTGCAGCCGCGCATCCCGCGCATGCGCTGGACTTACGCGCAGTGATACACCATCAG ctACAAACATTGAAAAACCAAGTTGGTCCAGAAGCATATGAGCGTCTTCTGCAATCTACGCACAAGGACATACTGAAACAGCTTCGAGAGTACATACCATTATAA
- the LOC123707008 gene encoding importin-11 isoform X2 → MCFKNGVDRYWRRNAPHAISDEEKIKLRQGLLNSNVLNEPVAQIATQEAVLIAKIARFDCPENWPNLIPDLIGALKAPQSLVQHRSLLIFHHVVKALASKRLLVSKKKFQELTSTVYGFILNLWHENTEIFLRHIQEGVATEVITEHLEKALLCLRVLRKLTVFGFKKAHDSQDAIAFLNVVFDRAKTSLECRKLLKGRGIYLLELCEKFIIHLTKVALGVLSFHPFSYVQLIRPSLEFALYYCFTEQGMSLAYERFTIQCLNIVKGILQCLEFKLPKGDQATATITLHAHQIKSEVLNENTVCHMCRHLVTHYFLLSSDDLALWDAEPESFATDEAGESWKYSLRPCTEAVFMELFHEYRSILAPELVRLLASSQETAVSSEDLPNILKKDAIYNAVGLAAFDLYDDVDFDEWFTNVLSRELKIQDNNYRIIRRRVCQLIGQWCGVRASQSLRPAMYEALLEPLTRSDEDPAVKLAAAEALRSTIDDFNFQVEQFAPYAPHALAALYDLLVESEECDTKMHVLHVISYVMERCGAMVSRERGVVALFSYLPQLWQHAASHHMLKAAALAAVVHLVKAVGECADSIRPWILCVVNESTRLNEPAHVYLLEDALELWLAVLEATETPDPQLLDLAKNLYPIIETSSEHLRIVVYIMQAYALLCPEEFFSCEGGKCMALLDDMLSDMRTEGVIAALKMAEICVSVVYPERNPYLGVEVIWPILKRVVYCLIEKDDLQMVFSVELCLLSRVILLSTDLFYKAVQEAAKSLPEYDSDPVKVLNKLLHVWTEKMNCIMKVERWKVVGLGLAALLTTQNSTVLQLFPAILLNLAEVLNDVMKMEDGGTYVDGLLAPPGSRPASPLEGRGGAARWEGGEEAAVSNVRTPHETRRRRLAAAHPAHALDLRAVIHHQLQTLKNQVGPEAYERLLQSTHKDILKQLREYIPL, encoded by the exons ATGTGTTTTAAGAATGGTGTAGACAGATATTGGCGTCGCAATGCACCACATGCTATATCAGATGAAGAAAAGATTAAGTTAAGACAGGGGCTCCTCAATTCAAATGTTTTGAATGAGCCTGTTGCCCAAATAGCAACTCAAGAAGCAGTGCTTATTGCCAAAATTGCAAG GTTCGACTGCCCAGAAAATTGGCCAAATTTAATACCGGATTTGATAGGGGCACTAAAGGCACCACAGTCCTTAGTACAACATAGGTCATTGTTGATATTCCACCATGTTGTTAAGGCCCTAGCTTCTAAGCGACTTCTTGTTAGTAAGAAGAAATTTCAG gaGCTTACAAGCACAGTCTatggttttatattaaatctatGGCATGAGAATACAGAAATATTTCTTCGGCACATACAAGAAGGGGTGGCCACAGAGGTGATAACAGAACATTTAGAGAAGGCATTATTATGTTTGCGAGTGCTAAGAAAACTTACAGTATTTGGATTTAAAAAAGCACATGACAGCCAAGATGCTATTGCCTTTTTGAATGTTGTATTTGATAGAGCTAAGACCAGTTTAGAGTGTA GGAAACTTCTAAAGGGAAGAGGTATTTACCTCTTGGAATTGTGCgaaaagtttattatacacTTGACAAAAGTCGCCCTGGGCGTGCTATCCTTCCACCCGTTCTCCTATGTGCAACTTATACGACCCTCGTTGGAGTTCGCCCTCTACTACTGCTTTACTGAGCAGGGCATGTCGCTCGCGTATGAGAGATTTACAATACaatgtttgaatattgttaaGGGAATACTTCAGTGTTTGGAGTTCAAGCTTCCGAAGGGGGATCAAGCGACGGCTACTA taacACTCCACGCCCACCAAATAAAATCAGAAGTCCTAAACGAGAACACTGTATGTCATATGTGTAGACACCTGGTTACCCATTACTTCCTACTTAGTTCTGATGACCTGGCACTTTGGGATGCCGAACCTGAAAGCTTCGCTACCGACGAGGCAGGAGAGTCTTGGAAATACAGTTTGAGA CCATGTACTGAAGCAGTATTCATGGAACTCTTCCATGAGTATCGTTCAATACTGGCCCCGGAACTTGTGAGATTGCTGGCGTCATCACAGGAAACCGCTGTCTCCTCGGAAGACTTACCCAACATATTGAAGAAAGATGCCATATACAATGCTGTTGGGCTTGCTGCGTTTGATTTGTATGACGAT GTTGACTTTGACGAATGGTTCACCAATGTTCTTAGCCGAGAACTGAAAATtcaagataataattataggaTAATTAGAAGAAGAGTGTGTCAATTGATCG GTCAATGGTGCGGAGTACGCGCATCGCAGTCTCTGCGACCAGCGATGTACGAAGCGCTACTAGAACCCCTCACCCGGTCAGATGAAGACCCGGCGGTTAAACTAGCTGCCGCGGAAGCCCTGCGGAGTACGATTGATGATTTCAACTTCCAAGTGGAACAGTTCGCGCCATACGCTCCTCATGCACTAGCTGCGCTTTATGATCTCCTG GTGGAGTCCGAAGAGTGCGACACAAAAATGCACGTCCTACACGTAATATCGTACGTGATGGAGCGGTGCGGCGCGATGGTCAGTCGCGAACGGGGAGTTGTAGCGCTATTTTCGTATTTGCCGCAGTTATGGCAACACGCGGCCTCACATCATATGCTTAAAGCGGCTGCGTTGGCCGCTGTTGTGCACCTTGtgaag gcGGTAGGGGAGTGCGCAGATAGCATTCGGCCGTGGATCCTATGTGTCGTCAACGAATCCACGAGGCTCAACGAGCCAGCACACGTTTATTTGTTGGAAGATGCACTGGAGTTATGGCTAGCTGTATTGGAAGCCACGGAAACTCCGGATCCCCAGTTATTGGACTTAGCGAAGAATCTCTATCCTATAATTG aaACGTCATCGGAACACCTCCGTATAGTTGTGTACATAATGCAAGCGTATGCATTACTATGTCCCGAGGAATTTTTCTCATGCGAAGGAGGGAAATGTATGGCCTTATTGGACGATATGTTGAGCGATATGCGGACGGAGGGTGTGATCGCTGCGCTCAAAATGGCGGAGATATGCGTCAGTGTGGTTTACCCGGAAAGGAATCCGTATTTGGGCGTGGAAGTTATCTGGCCTATTTTGAAAAGAGTTGTTTA CTGTTTAATAGAGAAAGACGACCTCCAAATGGTGTTTTCCGTCGAACTGTGTCTTCTGTCCCGCGTGATACTGCTGTCGACAGATCTCTTCTACAAAGCAGTGCAAGAAGCGGCTAAGAGTCTTCCGGAATACGATTCGGATCCTGTTAAAGTGTTGAATAAATTACTTCATGTTTGGACTGAAAAAATGAACTGTATCATGAAGGTTGAGAGGTGGAAAGTCGTCG gTTTAGGTTTAGCTGCCTTATTGACAACGCAGAACTCCACAGTATTACAACTATTTCCTGCAATTCTTCTCAATTTAGCTGAAGTCTTAAATGATGTTATGAAAATGGAAGATGGCGGCACTTATGTCGA cGGTCTACTCGCACCGCCTGGTTCTCGGCCTGCGTCTCCGTTAGAAGGGCGCGGGGGTGCGGCTCGATGGGAAGGAGGGGAGGAAGCGGCAGTGAGTAATGTGCGCACGCCACATGAGACTCGGAGGCGCAGGCTTGCAGCCGCGCATCCCGCGCATGCGCTGGACTTACGCGCAGTGATACACCATCAG ctACAAACATTGAAAAACCAAGTTGGTCCAGAAGCATATGAGCGTCTTCTGCAATCTACGCACAAGGACATACTGAAACAGCTTCGAGAGTACATACCATTATAA